In Vigna unguiculata cultivar IT97K-499-35 chromosome 3, ASM411807v1, whole genome shotgun sequence, a single genomic region encodes these proteins:
- the LOC114179685 gene encoding blue copper protein-like, which yields MARSFFLVLFAVATLLHGSAAQTRHVVGDSIGWTIPSGGAATYTAWASGKTFVVGDTLVFNFTNGQHDVAKVTKSAYDACNGASTIFTLTSGPATVTLNETGEQHYICTFGSHCSLGQKLSINVVNRASATPSPAPQPSRSGSPPTASPVPAPTTVPAPAPAPASSTVPAPAPGPSTGPVTFTVGDSLGWTIPTNGAAAYTSWASGKTFRVGDILVFNYQSNAHNVEELTKENYDSCNSTSPLAVYTTPPARVTLNKTGPHYFICGVTGHCQGGQKLAINVTGTGSSGTSPSPVATPPSGTTSPSTNPSTPSPSGSLAPPPQNSGAASLGLVGVSATLLSIAAAFF from the exons ATGGCCAGAAGCTTCTTTCTTGTGCTATTTGCAGTAGCCACCCTGCTTCATGGCTCCGCCGCACAGACCAGACACGTCGTGGGTGATTCCATCGGCTGGACCATCCCTTCCGGTGGTGCTGCAACCTACACCGCCTGGGCTTCCGGCAAAACCTTCGTCGTTGGTGACACTCTTG TGTTTAACTTTACCAATGGCCAACACGACGTGGCTAAGGTGACGAAATCAGCTTACGACGCATGCAACGGTGCGAGCACCATCTTCACCCTTACCTCCGGTCCAGCGACGGTGACGCTGAACGAGACAGGGGAACAGCATTACATTTGCACCTTTGGATCACACTGTTCCCTCGGTCAGAAATTGTCAATTAACGTTGTTAACAGAGCTTCTGCCACTCCTTCCCCTGCCCCTCAACCCAGTAGGAGTGGTTCTCCACCCACGGCTAGCCCTGTCCCCGCACCGACCACGGTGCCAGCACCGGCACCGGCACCGGCATCAAGCACTGTCCCAGCCCCTGCTCCAGGCCCATCCACCGGACCAGTCACTTTCACTGTTGGAGACAGCTTAGGCTGGACCATTCCTACTAACGGTGCTGCAGCTTACACATCATGGGCCTCTGGCAAGACCTTCAGGGTCGGAGACATACTAG TGTTCAACTACCAATCTAACGCACACAACGTAGAGGAATTGACAAAGGAAAATTACGATTCTTGCAACTCAACCTCTCCTCTTGCCGTTTACACCACTCCACCTGCGAGAGTTACCCTCAACAAAACCGGTCCTCACTACTTCATATGTGGAGTTACAGGGCACTGTCAAGGAGGTCAGAAACTCGCCATCAACGTCACGGGCACCGGCAGCAGCGGCACCTCGCCTTCCCCCGTCGCCACCCCTCCTTCCGGCACCACCTCTCCTTCCACCAACCCTTCCACCCCTTCTCCCTCAGGCTCTCTCGCCCCTCCCCCACAGAACTCTGGAGCTGCATCTCTCGGACTTGTTGGAGTTTCTGCCACCCTTCTTTCAATTGCCGCGGCTTTCTTCTAG
- the LOC114174987 gene encoding uncharacterized protein LOC114174987 isoform X2, with amino-acid sequence MPRPGPRPYECVRRAWHSDRHQPLRGSIIQQIFRVVVDAHSPATMKNKECQEKLPAVVLRAEEIMYSKANSEAEYLNPDTLWDRLNDAINTIIRRDETSETGDLLPPCVEAALNLGCKPVRTSRSDRHNNPRTYLSPKYQPPPSVPLKPVVGNPLNYGKVTASAVSPIPVPDSTHPSSKLMGSPSYHFSEGLPSAHHQPLTMETRPSLNMGSVYPLYYGYEAREPQPRTTPRDTPCSDTIFVGRPVVQVPEPSGIVMWQSYSDGKFRHAASRLAEENALVTQGEAPGRECDLSLRLGQCLHPCSSSKSSSAYEIDDVGLVASPEGSKFSHLSLQRNKEFCFYPRETGYGNIESSSKCYVEGDDRRLEATLGKRKAPLGNNMEDGQFCRHLGVPSHRFTGRPGMTEKIIIT; translated from the exons ATGCCACGCCCAGGGCCTAGGCCTTACGAGTGCGTCAGGAGGGCATGGCACAGCGACCGCCACCAACCACTGAGAGGTTCCATCATTCAGCAGattttcag GGTCGTCGTTGACGCCCACAGTCCCGCGACCATGAAAAACAAGGAATGCCAGGAGAAACTCCCCGCAGTTGTTCTCAGGGCCGAAGAAATCATGTACTCCAAAGCCAATTCCGAG GCAGAGTACTTGAATCCTGATACTCTCTGGGACCGCCTCAATGATGCTATTAACACAATCATACGGAGGGATGAGACATCCGAGACCGGAGACCTCTTGCCCCCATGTGTTGAAG CTGCACTTAACCTGGGTTGCAAGCCTGTGAGAACTTCCAGAAGCGATCGGCACAATAACCCCAGAACTTACCTCTCTCCTAAATATCAACCACCCCCTTCTGTGCCTCTCAAACCTGTTGTTGGAAATCCCTTGAACTATGGCAAAGTCACAGCTTCTGCGGTGTCACCAATTCCCGTGCCAGATTCTACCCACCCAAGTAGCAAGCTGATGGGTTCCCCTAGCTACCACTTCTCCGAAGGTCTCCCTTCTGCTCATCACCAGCCATTGACAATGGAAACTAGACCCTCGTTGAACATGGGTTCAGTATATCCCTTGTACTACGGTTATGAAGCCAGAGAACCTCAACCAAGGACTACCCCTCGAGATACACCGTGCTCTGACACAATCTTTGTTGGAAGACCAGTCGTTCAAGTCCCGGAGCCTTCTGGAATTGTCATGTGGCAAAGCTATTCCGATGGTAAGTTCCGTCACGCTGCAAGCAGACTGGCAGAAGAAAATGCTTTGGTCACTCAGGGGGAGGCACCTGGAAGGGAATGTGATTTATCTTTGAGGTTGGGTCAATGCCTACATCCATGTTCAAGCAGCAAGAGTAGTTCAGCATATGAAATAGATGATGTTGGTTTAGTAGCTTCACCCGAGGGCAGCAAGTTTAGCCATCTATCTTTGCAAAGAAATAAAGAATTCTGTTTTTATCCTAGAGAAACGGGCTATGGCAACATTGAATCTAGTTCTAAATGTTATGTAGAGGGCGACGATCGGAGATTAGAGGCAACTCTTGGGAAGCGCAAAGCACCTTTAGGTAACAACATGGAGGATGGGCAATTTTGTCGGCATCTAGGGGTCCCATCCCATCGGTTTACTGGTAGGCCAG GAATGACAGAAAAAATCATCATCACTTGA
- the LOC114174987 gene encoding uncharacterized protein LOC114174987 isoform X1, producing the protein MPRPGPRPYECVRRAWHSDRHQPLRGSIIQQIFRVVVDAHSPATMKNKECQEKLPAVVLRAEEIMYSKANSEAEYLNPDTLWDRLNDAINTIIRRDETSETGDLLPPCVEAALNLGCKPVRTSRSDRHNNPRTYLSPKYQPPPSVPLKPVVGNPLNYGKVTASAVSPIPVPDSTHPSSKLMGSPSYHFSEGLPSAHHQPLTMETRPSLNMGSVYPLYYGYEAREPQPRTTPRDTPCSDTIFVGRPVVQVPEPSGIVMWQSYSDGKFRHAASRLAEENALVTQGEAPGRECDLSLRLGQCLHPCSSSKSSSAYEIDDVGLVASPEGSKFSHLSLQRNKEFCFYPRETGYGNIESSSKCYVEGDDRRLEATLGKRKAPLGNNMEDGQFCRHLGVPSHRFTGRPAGMTEKIIIT; encoded by the exons ATGCCACGCCCAGGGCCTAGGCCTTACGAGTGCGTCAGGAGGGCATGGCACAGCGACCGCCACCAACCACTGAGAGGTTCCATCATTCAGCAGattttcag GGTCGTCGTTGACGCCCACAGTCCCGCGACCATGAAAAACAAGGAATGCCAGGAGAAACTCCCCGCAGTTGTTCTCAGGGCCGAAGAAATCATGTACTCCAAAGCCAATTCCGAG GCAGAGTACTTGAATCCTGATACTCTCTGGGACCGCCTCAATGATGCTATTAACACAATCATACGGAGGGATGAGACATCCGAGACCGGAGACCTCTTGCCCCCATGTGTTGAAG CTGCACTTAACCTGGGTTGCAAGCCTGTGAGAACTTCCAGAAGCGATCGGCACAATAACCCCAGAACTTACCTCTCTCCTAAATATCAACCACCCCCTTCTGTGCCTCTCAAACCTGTTGTTGGAAATCCCTTGAACTATGGCAAAGTCACAGCTTCTGCGGTGTCACCAATTCCCGTGCCAGATTCTACCCACCCAAGTAGCAAGCTGATGGGTTCCCCTAGCTACCACTTCTCCGAAGGTCTCCCTTCTGCTCATCACCAGCCATTGACAATGGAAACTAGACCCTCGTTGAACATGGGTTCAGTATATCCCTTGTACTACGGTTATGAAGCCAGAGAACCTCAACCAAGGACTACCCCTCGAGATACACCGTGCTCTGACACAATCTTTGTTGGAAGACCAGTCGTTCAAGTCCCGGAGCCTTCTGGAATTGTCATGTGGCAAAGCTATTCCGATGGTAAGTTCCGTCACGCTGCAAGCAGACTGGCAGAAGAAAATGCTTTGGTCACTCAGGGGGAGGCACCTGGAAGGGAATGTGATTTATCTTTGAGGTTGGGTCAATGCCTACATCCATGTTCAAGCAGCAAGAGTAGTTCAGCATATGAAATAGATGATGTTGGTTTAGTAGCTTCACCCGAGGGCAGCAAGTTTAGCCATCTATCTTTGCAAAGAAATAAAGAATTCTGTTTTTATCCTAGAGAAACGGGCTATGGCAACATTGAATCTAGTTCTAAATGTTATGTAGAGGGCGACGATCGGAGATTAGAGGCAACTCTTGGGAAGCGCAAAGCACCTTTAGGTAACAACATGGAGGATGGGCAATTTTGTCGGCATCTAGGGGTCCCATCCCATCGGTTTACTGGTAGGCCAG CAGGAATGACAGAAAAAATCATCATCACTTGA